GCCTGCTTCGCCTTGAATTGGTTCAATCAGAAACGCTGCTGTGTTTGGTGTAATCGCCGCTTCGAGTTCATCAATATCACCATATGAAACTAGCTTAATACCAGGTAGCATCGGACCAAATCCGCGTTGATATTCCGGTTCTGATGATAATGAAACTGCCGTCATTGTACGACCATGGAAGTTACCATTGCAACCGATAATTTCTGCTTGCCCTTCAGCAACACCTTTTACATCGTAAGCCCAACGACGTGCCGTTTTAACTGCTGTTTCAACAGCTTCAGCGCCTGTGTTCATAGGTAGAGCCATTTCTTTGCCTGCCATCTTACAAATTTTTTCATACCATGGACCAAGTTGATCATTATGAAATGCGCGTGATGTTAGTGTGACGCGATCTGCTTGTTCTTTTAGTGCATTAATAATTTTGGGATGACGATGTCCTTGGTTTACGGCAGAATAAGCCGCAAGCATGTCCATATACTTATTACCCTCTGGATCTTTCACCCAAACACCTTCTGCTTCTGAAATCACAATTGGTAGTGGATGGTAGTTATTCGCACCAAACTTTTCTGTTTGTTCAATTACATTTTTCGATACTGACACATAATTCCCTCCTTTTTAATAGCAGATTGTCTCTTCGAATATGAAGAGACAATCCTTTTAACTCGTTCATCTTTATATTATCGTATTTCTTCTTTGTATTATAGTGTTTCTGAAGTTGTTTTTCCTTGCATATGAAGTTGCAAGTAATCCGGTCCGCCCGCTTTTGAGTCAGTACCTGACATGTTAAAGCCACCAAATGGTTGGTAACCAACAATTGCGCCTGTGCAGCCACGGTTGAAGTATAGGTTTCCAACATGGAAGTCTTCGCGTGCTTGTTCAATATGCTCACGGTTATTCGTGATTACAGCACCTGTAAGGCCGTAATCTGTGTTGTTAGCAAATTCAATTGCTTCATCGAAGCTTTTCGCTTTCGATAGACCAACAACAGGTCCGAAAATCTCTTCTTGCATGATTCTAGCTTTTGGATCTAGGTCTGCAAATACAGTCGGAGCGACGAAGTATCCTTTTGAATCGTCACCAGTACCGCCAGCAATTAGACGACCTTCTTCTTTACCAATTTCAATATAGCTCATGATTTTATCATAGGATGCCTGATCAATAACTGGTCCAGTGAAGTTCGAGTTATCCGAGGAATCTCCATAAGTCAATTCATTTGTAAGTTCTTCAACGCGTTCTACCACTTGATCGTAGACTTCTTCATGAATGATTGCACGAGAACATGCTGAACATTTCTGCCCACTAAATCCGAATGCTGATTTTACAATGGATTGTGCTGCTAATTCCAAATCAGCTTGATTGTCAACAACGATTGTATCTTTACCTCCCATTTCCGCGATAACGCGCTTCAACCAAATTTGTCCTTCATTCACGACTGCAGCACGTTCATAAATTCTAGTTCCGATTTCACGGGAACCTGTAAATGATACAAAACGTGTTCTGGCATGATCTACTAGGTAATCGCCGACTTCTGCGCCTGAACCAGGGATGAAGTTAACAACTCCCGCTGGCATACCAGCTTCTTCAAGTACTTCAATAAATTTATATGCAACCACTGGCGTTGTTGAAGCCGGTTTTAGCAGTACTGTATTTCCAGTTACGAGAGCAGCTGCCGTTGTTCCAGCCATAATTGCAAATGCAAAGTTCCATGGAGAAATTACCACGCCAACTCCTAGTGGAATGTAGTGGAACTGATTATATTCGCCTGGACGACTTTCAACATGCATGCCTTTTTTCAAGTCCAGCATTTGACGACCATAATACTCTAAGAAATCGATTCCTTCGGCTACATCTGCATCTGCTTCGTTCCAAGGTTTGCCCGCTTCTTTTGTCAAAAGCGCTGAAAATTCCGCTTTACGACGACGTACGATTGCAGCTGCTTTGAATAAAACATCCGCTCTAAATTCCGGTTTAACTTTTCTCCATGTATTAAATGTTTCGTCTGCTACTTGCATCGCTTTTTCAGCAAGCTCTTGACTTGCTTTAGATACGCGGCCGATAACTTCTTCTTTGTTCGACGGGTTAGTAGATACTAGTTTTTCATCAGTCGTGATACGTTCTCCACCGATAATTAATGGGTAGTCTTCACCGAGATACCCTTCTACTTGTTTTAATGCACTAAGATATGTGTTTTTATTTTCTTCATTTGTAAAGTCTGTGAAAGGTTCATGTTTGTATGGAATCAAAATAATTTCCTCCTTTAATAATGTAAGGTGCAAAAAATATTTGCGCTTTGTAATAGCTTACATATATAATAATGCAAAAGATTCTTGCTTATTTCAAGTATTATTACTTTTATTTATACATTTTCTTATTTATTAGTCGATAGGAGGAGTTTTATGCGAAAAGAGATAGATGCGCTTGCCCCTTTTTATGCATTTGCAATTGAACATGCAGCGCTTGGTATCCACGCAATAGATAATCATGGCCATACAATTATTTACAATAATAAAATGAAGCATATAGAAGGACTTGCGCTTGAAGATGTCCAAGATCGCTCTATTTTAGAGTTGTTTAATTTTGATCAGGAAGAAAGTACTTTGCTTAAAGTTTTACAAAGTAAAAAAGAATTATTGAATGTAAAACAAACTTATTGGAATAGAAATGGGATTGAAATTACGACTATCAATGATACCTATCCGGTCTTTAGGGACAGGAACTTAATAGGAGCAATTGAACTTTCACGTGATATAACTGCATTAGAAAAAATTCTGCATCAACCAGATTCGAAATCCAATAAACCCATAACTTTCAATGAGATTGTGGCATATTCGTCACCAATGAAAACTGTGATTTCAACAGCTAAGAAAGCGGCAAAGGCCAAATTATCGGTTCTATTAATCGGTGAAACCGGGACTGGAAAAGAATTAATCGCAGAAAGTATCCACAATGCATTGTCACCATCTCTTCAATACTTTTATACGCTACATTGCCAAAGTTCGGATCCGTTTCTAATCGATCGATTACTTGAGGACTTGAATGAGTCTGCTTCCTATACGTTGTTTTGCGAGCGAATCGAACTCTTATCCATTCCTTTACAAAAAAAGTTATTGGCTTTGCTGTCGAAGTCGGATAGCGGAAATCGACAATTCATCGCGAGTATTGGGGATGATCCTGTTGAATTAATCGCCGCTGGAAGCTTATTGAAAGAGTTGTATTATTTCTTTTCTTCATTTGCGATTCGGATTCCGCCACTTCGGAAAAGACCCGAAGATATCATGCCGTTCATTTCAACATATTTAGCGCGCAGAAGTGAGCGTTATAATAGTGCGATTCAAGGAGTTACTCCTGATGTTGAGAAGCTATTTAAACAATATGATTGGCCAGGTAATATTCGTGAACTTGAAATTCTGTTAGACGAAGTGACTTCCCTTTCATCGACAGAAACCGTGATTACTTACAATATGTTGCCGCTTCATTTCAGGGTAAAAACTGGTGACAGAGATGCTCAGTCCGTCGAAGATTTTATTGTCCACCGAAACAAAGAGCTACTGCCGCTTGATGAATATTTGCATGCTGCTGAAGAGTACTATATTCATAAAGCGATGAAACTCCATGATGATAACGTTACAAAAACGGCGAATGCTTTAGGCATGAGCCGCCAAAGTTTACAATATCGTTTGCGGAAAATAAAAAATGAGAGGTAGGCATCATCGCCTCCTCTCATTTACTTATTGACCTGATTGTTCGATCCAATCTTGAAGCTTTTCTTTTAAGGAATTAAATCCTTCAGCGTCTTGCTCTTTAATCCGTTCTTGCAAAGATTCACGCAGACGTTCGTTTCGGTGGTCGGTTTCTGGTTTTTCCTGGAGTGCACGAATCGATAAACTAATTTTTTCAGCTTCTTCGTTGACTTCCAGAACTTTCACTTCGACTTCTTCTCCGATAGATAAGAACTCGTTTACATCTTTCACAAAACCATATGTGATTTCGGAAATATGGACGAGTCCTTGCGTGTTTTCATCGAGTGAGACGAACGCGCCATAGGGTTGAATGCCCGTTACTATTCCTGTGAGCTTTTCTCCCGCTTCATACTTTCTCGCCATTTGAAACAGCTCCCAATTTTTTATACGTATCTGCCATAGGGCCATCTAAATTATATCACGAATGCATATAGCGGGCAAAAAAGCATAGTTATTCACTTATTGAATCTCGTAAATTGTCCAGATATTTTTTTCGATATCTAAAATCATTTTTGCAAAGTAGTTAATCGTGCCATCTTTTTCATAACCCACAGGGACAAGCGGTGCACCGTTAATGCTAGCCTCTCCTCCCATTTCCACAGATAAATACTCTACTTGTTCTAATATAGAGTCTTTTTTCGTCCAGTCATCCATATAGGCTTCGAGCGAAATTGGGACATATTCATGATTGAATAGCTGCCACATCGTCTCAGGATCCTCTTGTTCATTTGCATAATCGTAAACGCCTATAATCATTAGCGGGTTCGCGTTTTCTAAAGTCATTAGATTATGATCGTGAGAGAACTTTTCATATAACTCTTTGACTTCTAATTGATACTTGGAATCTTGAATATCAGTTGTAATTGTCCCGTATCCCATGTATTCTTCGATTGTAAATAATTTCAAGTTATTATTCTGTGCGGAGCTTAATGCATCATAAATATGTTGTTGATTTAATCTCTGATAACTTTTCGATTTCTTCCAATCGCTCTCTTTCATCTCACTAATGATTTTCTTCATGATAAAAGCGGCTGGTGAATCCCCGCCGATATTTGCAATCTTTTCCCAAACGGCACGATATTCTTCTTTTACTGCGCCATGTTCATCAAATATTGCATTTGTTTCGCTATGTTCATAAAAAACCCCGTATTTCTTATTGTCGTCGATAACTAATGCATTAAATAATGTTGTATATGAATGTGATAACATTTCATAATGTGTAGTAAATTGTTCAGAAGCGAGTAGTGTGTTTTCCATATCGATTAAATAGTCTAGTGATTGGTCCAATGGAATATCTAGGCTTTCTACGTTGAACAAATGCTCGTTTTCAAGCATTGTCATATAGCCACTTACGTCTTCGTGAAGCGAACTTCTAATTTTCTTACTCAATTCATTGGTCTGATATTTCGGGAATAATGGCGCATACATTGGTATCGATGCTGGATAAAAGTTTTGTTTCTCTAGTCCTGTTAGAACTTTTTGAAAGTCTTCAGGGTACGAATCTTTCTTTTCCATAAACTTATCAATATCAATACTGTCATCGACCATCGCATCTTCGAAGATTTCGTGATGGTTGTAGTAAATTGTATAAAAGGACTCTTGAATATAGGAGAGTTTTTCCAAATATGAATGAATGAATTCTTCACTTTGCTTTTTATCATTTGTCAAAGGTTTTTTAATTACTCGCGTGGCCATTTCAGACGGCAATTGTATTTGTTCTAGTAGTTCCTGATATTCTTCCTTGATTTTCCCCTTATCGATTGGTTCATTTTTTTCGAGTAATCTTTCGTAACGCCTAATCATTGAATCAAAATCCCTGCGCGGGGCATCGGCTAATCCGCTTGTAAAATCATAGTCGTTACTTTCAATTGTTTCAGGAATACCCAATTCATCGAACTTATTTTGTACTTCTTTTTCAAAGTCTGTTTTTATACGCGCGATATACTTTTCAGTTGAGGACCTTTGATATTCCTCACCTGTCACTACCGAAACCGTGATGAGGGCTAATAATGTGACAATCCCTGCTACCCAATAAAGAAGTACTTTTTTTGACGATTTTTGCTTTACGAGTGGATCGCTTTCGACTTGCTGCACCTTGAATAGGTTTTCATATGTGAATGAAAAACGAAGTCGATCATATGATTTTTCTAGAAACTTTAATTGTTTCTCGATTTGCTGGTCATTTCTATTGAGTCTTTGACGTGATGCGGCAATTAAATTCACGACTTGATTTTCTGGAATCCCTGTAAGAAATGCAATTTCTTTTTCTGTCATTCCATGAAAATAGGAAAGTAATAAGGTGACTTTATTTTCATAGTCGAGATTGATTATTTTTTCATGAAGTTGTTGGTCTTCCTCAAATGGCAGAAACGTTTCCTTTTCAAGCGGCAGATCCATATCCCCCAATAATGATAAACCAATCTTATACTGGACTAAACGAAGCTGATTCTCGTCCACAATTTCTGTTAGCTGATTATATAATTTCTTGAACGTTGCTTCAGTTACCTGCTGTACTTGAAGCGAATTACAACCGTATTGAAGGGCGAGTTGTTCGATTTCTTTTGCGTGACTTCCCATCCATTTTATAAAAGCTTCGCGGTCTCCCGTCTTTAGCTGATTGTATAGCTCGACATTCGTTATGATCATCATCCCCCTACTCATCAGTGAATCCCATTATTGTAAAGGATACACGATACGCCAACCGTTTTTTGTCCACATCATGTTTATTTCTACTATAGATTCTTTACTCGGGTTCGTTTCTTGGTTGACCGTTAGCGTTGCAATGCCTGGCCAGTTTCCATTCTGATCTTGTTCTAGTCCTTTAAAAGAAATCTTTTTGTACAGGTTTTCCATATTTGTTGGAATATTTCTGCTAGGCTTTTTAATGTACTGATCTTTTTCAATTACTTCCGTTCCATCACCTTGATAGTAGAAAGCGTATTGTGTTTCAACGTCCCCTCTCTGCGCAGCATAAAAATAAGTCGCGATGATGTCAATTGGCGTCATATAATTCATTTCATCGAATGACTTCGATTCGGCGATATAATCGTACCTATAGGAGATCAATTCTTTTTCTATGGAAGCAACGTCTATTTCTGGCATAACCACTCTTGATGGTAGCGGGTTATGAACGATCTCTTGCAGAAAAGTTTCTCCGTTTTTATCTATCGAAATCGGAATATATTGATCTTCCGTTTCACTTTTCCCGATTTTGATATAAGCGTAATAATTTCTTCCATATCGCTCTATGTTTTCAGTGGAAAATTCGATGGAGGTCGCTTCTTCAAATATCGAAAACCCTTTTTCCCAATCTTCTACAAAGGTCGCCCGCCATTCCTCTGCAACTTCTTCGTTTTCATGTAAATCTCGATTATTAAAGTTGAATAAATTCAACATTGTCACTGGGTCATCCATTTCATTTGCATAGTCGTAAACACCGACCACATAAATAGGCGATAGCCCTTTAAATAGGGTTCTGTCGTAGTTTTCTTGGAACTTTTCATACAACGCTACTATTTTCGTTGTAAACAGCTTGTTTGGCAGTTCGATTTTTTCATTAACAAGTGTAGGCTTTTTACCGAACATGATTTCCTCTAGTTTACCTTCTTGTGCAAGTTTAAGAGCGTCGAGGATAGAATCACGAGTGAATCGATCCCAACTTTCCGACGCCTTCCAATCAGACGCTTCCATTTCCTTAACAATTGGTTCTACAAGGTAACTAATTGGCAACGCTTCTTCTGGATAATAAAAGTTTCCCCATGCATGTTGAAAATGAATTGGGACAATTCCTTGAACTTTCATCTCATCAATCAGGTCATTCCCTTTCATCATTTCGTAAAAAAACGAAACGAAATAGCTTTCCAAGTCCTTGTAATAACTTTCAGCCTCATTAATTTGTATAACGGCTGGTTGCATTGCAGTTAATTCTCGAGAAATCCAATCTGGACTATAGACCATATTGGCGTGATTGAGATAATAGTCATATGTCATTATTCCGAAGTATGTGCGTGCATTTTCATGATAGCTATAGCCCAATAAATCATGATTTGATGATTTATAATAACAAGCATTAATTTCGAAAGTTTTATTTTTCGCGCACAATTGAATGGATTGGCTTCGCATTGTGTCTATCGCATCTTGGAGTTCTCTCGGAAACTTATCTCTTGAAAGCATTAATAAGGATGCTTTTTGTGCGCCCCCTTCAAATCCTTCAATTGTTTCGCGATTGTCCCACAAAATGGCATTGTACATCGTGATTAGATTTTCAATTTTTTCACGGTAGCTCATAACATGATCAATACTCGCGCTTTCGCTTTCGTGAAGCGGCTCTTGTTGAATATCAGCTATCATTTCGGATGGTAATTTTATGTCCTCAATGATGTTCGCGATTTGCTGGTCTATATTTTCAGGGATTTCTCCACGATTCAATGAATCTTTAATAGTCTTCATTTGATTATCTGCTTGTCTAATGAAATTCAACTGGTCAAATCTTGAATCTTCGAGTTTGAGTTTTTCTTTCCGTTTAGCACGTTCAGTTTTATATTTTTCTTCCAATACTATGAAAGATTCCATCTCAGTAGCATTGGCAGTCGACTTGTCTTTCTTGTTCGGTAAAGACAATGGCACCGATATAAGTAACAAACCCAAAGCCAATACACCTAGAATTGGCCAGAATACTGACTTCTTGTTTGATTTGATGACAGGTTGCTGGTCTATAGAGCCG
The sequence above is drawn from the Sporosarcina sp. 6E9 genome and encodes:
- a CDS encoding ornithine--oxo-acid transaminase, with amino-acid sequence MSVSKNVIEQTEKFGANNYHPLPIVISEAEGVWVKDPEGNKYMDMLAAYSAVNQGHRHPKIINALKEQADRVTLTSRAFHNDQLGPWYEKICKMAGKEMALPMNTGAEAVETAVKTARRWAYDVKGVAEGQAEIIGCNGNFHGRTMTAVSLSSEPEYQRGFGPMLPGIKLVSYGDIDELEAAITPNTAAFLIEPIQGEAGIIIPPAGYIKAARDLCTKHNVLFIADEIQAGLGRTGKMFACEWEGIEPDIYVLGKALGGGVFPISCVVANEDILGVFNPGSHGSTFGGNPMACAVSIASLEVLEDENLAENALALGNYFMDELKKINHPDIKEVRGRGLFIGVELSVDARPYCEELKELGLLCKETHDTVIRFAPPLVINKEEIDWALEKIKQVFA
- the pruA gene encoding L-glutamate gamma-semialdehyde dehydrogenase — its product is MIPYKHEPFTDFTNEENKNTYLSALKQVEGYLGEDYPLIIGGERITTDEKLVSTNPSNKEEVIGRVSKASQELAEKAMQVADETFNTWRKVKPEFRADVLFKAAAIVRRRKAEFSALLTKEAGKPWNEADADVAEGIDFLEYYGRQMLDLKKGMHVESRPGEYNQFHYIPLGVGVVISPWNFAFAIMAGTTAAALVTGNTVLLKPASTTPVVAYKFIEVLEEAGMPAGVVNFIPGSGAEVGDYLVDHARTRFVSFTGSREIGTRIYERAAVVNEGQIWLKRVIAEMGGKDTIVVDNQADLELAAQSIVKSAFGFSGQKCSACSRAIIHEEVYDQVVERVEELTNELTYGDSSDNSNFTGPVIDQASYDKIMSYIEIGKEEGRLIAGGTGDDSKGYFVAPTVFADLDPKARIMQEEIFGPVVGLSKAKSFDEAIEFANNTDYGLTGAVITNNREHIEQAREDFHVGNLYFNRGCTGAIVGYQPFGGFNMSGTDSKAGGPDYLQLHMQGKTTSETL
- a CDS encoding sigma 54-interacting transcriptional regulator translates to MRKEIDALAPFYAFAIEHAALGIHAIDNHGHTIIYNNKMKHIEGLALEDVQDRSILELFNFDQEESTLLKVLQSKKELLNVKQTYWNRNGIEITTINDTYPVFRDRNLIGAIELSRDITALEKILHQPDSKSNKPITFNEIVAYSSPMKTVISTAKKAAKAKLSVLLIGETGTGKELIAESIHNALSPSLQYFYTLHCQSSDPFLIDRLLEDLNESASYTLFCERIELLSIPLQKKLLALLSKSDSGNRQFIASIGDDPVELIAAGSLLKELYYFFSSFAIRIPPLRKRPEDIMPFISTYLARRSERYNSAIQGVTPDVEKLFKQYDWPGNIRELEILLDEVTSLSSTETVITYNMLPLHFRVKTGDRDAQSVEDFIVHRNKELLPLDEYLHAAEEYYIHKAMKLHDDNVTKTANALGMSRQSLQYRLRKIKNER
- the yugI gene encoding S1 domain-containing post-transcriptional regulator GSP13 — encoded protein: MARKYEAGEKLTGIVTGIQPYGAFVSLDENTQGLVHISEITYGFVKDVNEFLSIGEEVEVKVLEVNEEAEKISLSIRALQEKPETDHRNERLRESLQERIKEQDAEGFNSLKEKLQDWIEQSGQ
- a CDS encoding RNA polymerase sigma factor, encoding MMIITNVELYNQLKTGDREAFIKWMGSHAKEIEQLALQYGCNSLQVQQVTEATFKKLYNQLTEIVDENQLRLVQYKIGLSLLGDMDLPLEKETFLPFEEDQQLHEKIINLDYENKVTLLLSYFHGMTEKEIAFLTGIPENQVVNLIAASRQRLNRNDQQIEKQLKFLEKSYDRLRFSFTYENLFKVQQVESDPLVKQKSSKKVLLYWVAGIVTLLALITVSVVTGEEYQRSSTEKYIARIKTDFEKEVQNKFDELGIPETIESNDYDFTSGLADAPRRDFDSMIRRYERLLEKNEPIDKGKIKEEYQELLEQIQLPSEMATRVIKKPLTNDKKQSEEFIHSYLEKLSYIQESFYTIYYNHHEIFEDAMVDDSIDIDKFMEKKDSYPEDFQKVLTGLEKQNFYPASIPMYAPLFPKYQTNELSKKIRSSLHEDVSGYMTMLENEHLFNVESLDIPLDQSLDYLIDMENTLLASEQFTTHYEMLSHSYTTLFNALVIDDNKKYGVFYEHSETNAIFDEHGAVKEEYRAVWEKIANIGGDSPAAFIMKKIISEMKESDWKKSKSYQRLNQQHIYDALSSAQNNNLKLFTIEEYMGYGTITTDIQDSKYQLEVKELYEKFSHDHNLMTLENANPLMIIGVYDYANEQEDPETMWQLFNHEYVPISLEAYMDDWTKKDSILEQVEYLSVEMGGEASINGAPLVPVGYEKDGTINYFAKMILDIEKNIWTIYEIQ